A region of the Methanomassiliicoccales archaeon genome:
AAGGGATCGTCCAGGCCCGTCTGGTGTAACAATAGGCCGTCGGTCAAGGGTCCGCCGGTGGCCAACAGGACCGCGTCCAGGCCCACTGTCCGGGTCTCCAGTCCGCCTTGGACATCGGCGCCGGTGATAAGGTCCCCCTCTGTTCTCAGAGCGGTCACCCTCCTGCCGGTCCATATCTCCACCCCCGCTTCTCGGGCACCATCCTCCAGTACTTGGTGGAACCTCTCTCCCGGGGTGCCAAGGGGAGTTATGGCCTCCAATAGGCGCCTTCCTCCCCGCCGTTCCAGTTCGTCGAGGCGTCCATGGTCCTTAAGGGAGAAGAGCGGGGGAAGCAGCACGGTCTCCCCCCAGGCCTCCCTGATGCCGTTGACCAATCGATCCAAATGACCCTGGTCCCGGAACGCCGCGGTCAATGAGGATTCGCCGGGTATGTCCATGGGAACGATCTGGGGTCTGGCGTCCATGCCCCACGATCTCAGCACGGACGCTACCAGGTTCGGGCGCAGTGACGGATGCTTGCCCATTCCCAGCACCGTAATGCTCCGGGGACCATGTCCCTGGACCCAGGTGGAACCCGGCGCGGACAATGTGCAGTCGTAGCGTGTCCCCAGATTCGTTATGCCGGTCCTTTTCTCATCAATGCCGCCCACCAGCGGCATACCGCTCGCTTGGAAAAGGCGGGAGAGCTCCCGCAGGCATTCCGGGTCCATGCCGGACCCATCGAGGCATCCGGTGGACATGGCGCAGGACGAGGTACCCTTGCCCACGGCCAAAACCTTCCAGCCCTTCTTGGCCAGGCATATCGAGGCGAAGGTCCCGGCCGCCCCCAGCCCTACCACCAGCGCGGTTCTCATCGTCGTCGGCCTCCCAATCCGTATACGCCCTGCATCAGGCTCCATCTCATCAGTTCCTGCCGGAGCTGCTCTCCCGAGGCATGCCGCTGCCCCCTTTCCCTCTCTTCCAGGAACTCTTCGAGCAGTGGAACGGCCTCGACGCCCCTCCTCTCCACGAACATGTCCAGGACGGTCAGGGAGCAGTCCAGGCCCTGGCAGTATCCCATGCCGATCCGGGTCCTCCTCATCATATCGTCAATGGAAAGGACGTCCTGACCTTCCAGATGATGCTCGACCTCGGAACGCAGCACCTGTTCGCAGGAGCAGACCACCGAAGAGGGCTGTCCTCCCATCTCCGTGGACACGGCACCGTGCTTGCGATGCAGGCGGGCGTTGCCTATTCCTCCGCTGAGCGGTGAGGGCGGTCCCGGGCTTAGCTCCTCCAGATGGGTACGGCAATGTCCCTTGTGACCGAGCATCAGGCAGACCCGGTCCGCCACCTTCTCGGCCATCAGCCTATAGGTGGTCAGCTTGCCGCCGGCAACGCTGAGCAGGTTCTCCGCCGCCTCGTCATTCAGTATGTTGAACGATCTGCTGGCATCACGGCCGCCGGAGGCACCTAGCAACGGTCGTACCCCGCAATAGGTACGGATGGTCCTGGTAACGGAGGAGGATGGGAGCAAGCTGTTGGCCTCTCTCATAAGAAGTTCCACATCTGACCTCATCACCCGGGCATCCTCGTAGGATGCCGCAGGTCTTGAGGTGGTGCCCATGATGGTCGAGGTGTGATTGGGTACGGCGATGTCCCCGTTGGACGGAGGTCGGAGGCGATTGAGGACGTGATGGCATAATCGGCCGTCGAACACCAGCATGCTTCCCTGGTCCAGGGCCATATCGATCCTGACGCCGGCCATGGCCGCCATGTCCGGGGTCCATGACCCGGCGGCATTGACCACCACCTCCGGACGTACCAGGTGCTTCTGTCCGTCACGGCGGTCGAGGTACTCCACCTGGGTCACCAGGCGGTCCTGCACCGTCATTCCGGTCACGCGGCAGTGATTGTGCACCACGCCCCCGTTGGTTCGGGCCTGGTCCACGTTGGCCTGCACTAGAACGAACGGATCGATCGATCCGTCCTGAACCGCGACGCACTCTCTGGTCCGTGGGTCGAGCCCCGGCTCGAGGAGCAGCGCCTCCTTGATCGTCAGTTCGTCCGTCCGCACACCGGTTTCGCGGCAGGCGTCCCGGAATCGCTGGCCGAACTCCCGGTCGTCACATGGGAGCGAGACGAAGAGGCCGCCGGTATCCTCGATGCAGAACGACGCTATCCTTCTCAGTATGGCGTTCTCGGACGCGCATTCGATGGCGGACCCGGGGTCCTTGACCGCGTACCGTCCTCCGCTATGCAAAAGTCCATGATTTCCACCGCTGGCCCCGTGACAGTAATCCCCCATCTCCAGAAGAAGGCATCCTATGCCCCGAAGGGAAAGGTCCCTGGCCACCCCGGCTCCTGTGGCCCCGCCCCCGATCACCAGTACCTCGGTCCTCATAGTTCGCTCAGCGGGAGAGAGAATGCCATCGAACGTATATGGAAGTTGATGACGGATGGTGTTGGAGAGAAATGTTATAAAAAGTAGCGGGGGGTCGATTTGAACGACCGGTCTCCGGGTTATGAGCCCGACGGGATGTCCTGGCTACCCTACCCCGCTCTGGTATTTCCCCATCATGCGTACACCCATTATAAACCTTTCTACCTGGGGAAAGGACTGGTTCAGAAGAACTTTCGCAATTTTAAAACGTCTTCCAACGAGCCCTTGATGACTATCTTACGCAGGGCCCAGGCCTTCATGGGCTTCATCTTGCCGGTGAACAGATCGTCGATGGTCTGCGGGTCGGATAACACCTGAACGTCCGCATCCTCCAGCAACCCTTCGTCAAAATGGGATATGCAATTGTCTTTGAGCAAAAATGAGTAATGCTCCGTTCCCAGATCGATGTTGACCTTCTTCTTGAGGGGGCCTATCTCCTTCTGCATCTCGAGGTCGCACTGCATCCTCTCATTGAATTCATCAACTGCTTTCAATAAATGGTCCTTGGCCACCATGAGGTCACTCCCAGTCACTTAATTTAGAAATCTTGGACGCGCCCAGCATCTGCTTTGCGGTCGCCCACGACCTCCGGGTATAAGGAGGCAAATCCCCCTTCTCCTTTATCCATTTTTCCAGAAATGCCCTGGTCTTGGGATCGGAGGTGTAACCGCTGCCAACATCTCCCAGCTCATCGGCGATGCGGTGCATGGCATCGTCCCGATGCACCTTGGCCACGATGGAGGCCGCCGACACCACCGGATAGGTCTGATCGGCCCTATGTTCGCAGACCAGTTCGGTCTGGCTCTTCATTTGCCGCATGAGCGATCGACGGAAATTGCTCTCGCTCACGTCACAGGCGTCCACAAATGCCTTGTGAGGACGAAGATCGTCCAGCAGAGATGCGAAGGCCTGTATCTCCAACGTGTTCAGTGAGATGGAGCCCCGCCTCTCGTCGATCTCCTCCGTTCCGATGACCACGACCTTCCATGAAGAATGGGACCGTATCAGTTCGGCCAGTCGCTCCCTCTCCTCTGGTTTATGGAGCTTGGAGTCCCTGACCCCCCATTCCCTGAACAGTCGATCGTCCTCGACCATGACCGCAGCCACTACCAGAGGTCCCATTACTGGTCCCCTGCCAGCCTCATCAAGACCGCAAATCATCGTAACTGGAATTTCTCTTCCGTATAAATGATTGTTGAAAGGCGTTCGACCAACAATTACAACAGTAACCAAAATAATTGTTGATAGGCTAAAATATAAACATAATCCCCCGATGAAGGGGGCGGTGATGTGAATTTCAAAGAGCGATGTTCAGAACAGACTCCTGACCAACGGATTCAAGCTCACCCGGGTAGGCGTCACCGGAGTCAAAAAACCGGTTCGGGTCCATCGAAATAAGAAGGACACCTTTCTCAACTGCGATATCGATGTCTTCGTGGACCTTCCCTCCACCCAGCGAGGCTCCCATCTGTCGCGCAACCTGGAGGTTATCGCGGAGATAGTGGAGCAAGGGGTCAGCCAACCGATCAAAGGGTTGGAGGAGCTGGCCGCGGACATCTGCCGCAGACTTCTGGATAAGCATGATTACGCCACCTACGCCGAGGTGCACATCAAGGCCGATTATTTCTTGGAGCGGACCTTGCCCACCGGGCGAAAGAGCATCGAGTCCTACGAGCTCATTGCCAAGGCCACGAACAAGCGGGGAGACGGCCTGATGAAGATGATCGGTGCCAAGGTCATAGGCATGACCGCCTGCCCCTGCGCCATGGAGTCGGTGGACGAGATGCAGGGCAGCACCCTGAAGAAAGAGGGCTGCCTGCCCACCATCTCCCACAACCAGAGGAATATCACCACCGCCATGCTGGAGGTGCCGGAGGAGAACGAGGTGGACGCTAACGACATCATCGAGATCGTCGAGGCATCCTTCTCCAGTCCCACGTTCGAGATATTGAAGAGGGCGGAGGAGGCCCAGGTGGTCATCAACGCCCATCGCAACCCCAAGTTCGTCGAGGACGTGGTCCGGGACAATCTGGCTCTGATACTGAAGCGCTTCCCGCATCTGCCGGACGACACCAACGTCACCGTCAGCAGCGAGAGCGAAGAGTCCATTCATAAGCACAACGCCATGGCCGAGCGGGTCACCACCCTGGGCGAGCTGCGGCGGAACCTGGTGTAGGCATGGGCATCAAAGCGATGGTGTGTGACGTGGACGGCACCATCACCGACGACCGGAAGGTCATTCAGAGCCTGGGCATAGAGACCCTGCGCCAGGTTCAGGACAACGGTTACACGGTCATGCTGGCCAGTGGGAACGTTCTGCCCATAGCGTACGGGCTTTCCACCTTCATCGGATTGAAGGGGCCGGTGGTGGCGGAGAACGGCGGCATCGTTCTGCACCGGGACGAGATGCACCGGCTATTTTCCAGCGAACTGCCTTTGAAGGCCTACGAACACCTGCGCCAGAACATGCCCGGCGTCCGCCGCCTCTTCACAGATCAATGGCGGCAGACCGAGGTGGCCTTGTACCGGGACGCGGACCTCCAAATGATGAGGGAACTGCTAAAAGATTGGCCCTTGGAAGTAGAGGCCACCGGTTTTGCCATCCACCTCATGGAAAGAGGGCACAGCAAGATGGCCGGGGTGCTCAAGGCCTGCCAGCTGTTGGGGCTGGACCCGTCGGAGGTCGCGGCCTTCGGTGACGCTGATAACGACGAGCGCATACTGCGCGAATGCGGTCACGGGGTGGCGGTAGGCAACGCTTCCCCAAAGGCCAAGGAGGCCGCGGATATTGTGACGAAAGGTCTACACGCAGATGGTGTCAGGGAAGGGCTCATGCGCCTCGGAATGCTCTGAGGCGTCATTCTAAATATCATCGATGACGATCGAAAATCATGAAGGTCTTAGGCCTGTGCGCCTTCTGTTCCAAGCCAACAAGCCAAAGCTGCCCCATGTGCGGCCGTCCGGTATGCTCTGAGCATCTTGATCCCCACAACCATATCTGCCAGGGATGCTCTCGGGACCTAAGCGAGGTCCGAAAGCGCGA
Encoded here:
- the glpA gene encoding anaerobic glycerol-3-phosphate dehydrogenase subunit A, encoding MRTEVLVIGGGATGAGVARDLSLRGIGCLLLEMGDYCHGASGGNHGLLHSGGRYAVKDPGSAIECASENAILRRIASFCIEDTGGLFVSLPCDDREFGQRFRDACRETGVRTDELTIKEALLLEPGLDPRTRECVAVQDGSIDPFVLVQANVDQARTNGGVVHNHCRVTGMTVQDRLVTQVEYLDRRDGQKHLVRPEVVVNAAGSWTPDMAAMAGVRIDMALDQGSMLVFDGRLCHHVLNRLRPPSNGDIAVPNHTSTIMGTTSRPAASYEDARVMRSDVELLMREANSLLPSSSVTRTIRTYCGVRPLLGASGGRDASRSFNILNDEAAENLLSVAGGKLTTYRLMAEKVADRVCLMLGHKGHCRTHLEELSPGPPSPLSGGIGNARLHRKHGAVSTEMGGQPSSVVCSCEQVLRSEVEHHLEGQDVLSIDDMMRRTRIGMGYCQGLDCSLTVLDMFVERRGVEAVPLLEEFLEERERGQRHASGEQLRQELMRWSLMQGVYGLGGRRR
- a CDS encoding SCP2 sterol-binding domain-containing protein; its protein translation is MVAKDHLLKAVDEFNERMQCDLEMQKEIGPLKKKVNIDLGTEHYSFLLKDNCISHFDEGLLEDADVQVLSDPQTIDDLFTGKMKPMKAWALRKIVIKGSLEDVLKLRKFF
- the rnhB gene encoding ribonuclease HII — encoded protein: MICGLDEAGRGPVMGPLVVAAVMVEDDRLFREWGVRDSKLHKPEERERLAELIRSHSSWKVVVIGTEEIDERRGSISLNTLEIQAFASLLDDLRPHKAFVDACDVSESNFRRSLMRQMKSQTELVCEHRADQTYPVVSAASIVAKVHRDDAMHRIADELGDVGSGYTSDPKTRAFLEKWIKEKGDLPPYTRRSWATAKQMLGASKISKLSDWE
- the mptA gene encoding GTP cyclohydrolase MptA: MTNGFKLTRVGVTGVKKPVRVHRNKKDTFLNCDIDVFVDLPSTQRGSHLSRNLEVIAEIVEQGVSQPIKGLEELAADICRRLLDKHDYATYAEVHIKADYFLERTLPTGRKSIESYELIAKATNKRGDGLMKMIGAKVIGMTACPCAMESVDEMQGSTLKKEGCLPTISHNQRNITTAMLEVPEENEVDANDIIEIVEASFSSPTFEILKRAEEAQVVINAHRNPKFVEDVVRDNLALILKRFPHLPDDTNVTVSSESEESIHKHNAMAERVTTLGELRRNLV
- a CDS encoding phosphoglycolate phosphatase — encoded protein: MGIKAMVCDVDGTITDDRKVIQSLGIETLRQVQDNGYTVMLASGNVLPIAYGLSTFIGLKGPVVAENGGIVLHRDEMHRLFSSELPLKAYEHLRQNMPGVRRLFTDQWRQTEVALYRDADLQMMRELLKDWPLEVEATGFAIHLMERGHSKMAGVLKACQLLGLDPSEVAAFGDADNDERILRECGHGVAVGNASPKAKEAADIVTKGLHADGVREGLMRLGML